Within the Dialister hominis genome, the region CGGACTTACACCTGATGAAATCGTTAAGATCTGCGGAGATGTTTCTACCGAGGATGCACCTGTGCAGGCGGTTAATTTCAACTGCCCGGGACAGGTCGTCATTGCAGGTGAAGCAGGCGCAGTGGAAAAAGCATGCGGCGCACTTAAAGAAGCCGGAGCAAGAAGAGCAGTCATGCTTAAAGTCAGTGCTCCATTCCATTCGACTTTGATGGAACCGGCAGCAAAACGCCTGAAGGAAGTACTTGACACAATCTCAATTCATGATACACTGATTCCTGTCTTTGCAAATGTAAATGCAAAGGAAGAAACAAAGGCAGATGAGATCAGAAAGAATCTGGTGGATCAGGCTGCTCATGCAGTACACTGGGAAGAATCTGTAAGAAATATGATTGCCGGCGGTGTTGACTGCACTGTTGAAGTAGGACCTGGAACCGTGCTGTCCGGATTCATGAGAAAAATTGACCGCTCCGTCACCAATCTGCATGCTGAAGATATAGATACAATAAATGAAGTAGTTTCAACATTGAAGGGAGAATAATGATGGAGAATCTGGGAAAGACAGCACTTGTAACAGGAGCATCACGCGGTATCGGCAGAGCAATTGCTCTCATGCTCGCATCAAGAGGATATGCAGTAGCTCTCAACTATGCAGGAAGCCGCGAAGCTGCAGAAGCAGTAAAGACTGAAATCGAAAATGCCGGCGGAAAAGCATTCACCATTCAGGGAGATGTTTCAGTCAGCGAAGATGTCGATCGTATTTTCAAAACGATCAAGACAGAATTCGGCGGTCTCGATGTTCTTGTAAACAATGCAGGCATCAACAGAGATGCTCTTTTGATCCGCATGAAGGAAGAAAACTGGGATGCAGTCATTGCAACAGACTTG harbors:
- the fabD gene encoding ACP S-malonyltransferase translates to MKIAFLFPGQGSQKVGMVHDLYEKYDSVKSLIHEADNTLGFSISKMMFEGPDAELMKTEFTQPAILAASVAVWQVLKENGIEADIAAGHSLGEYSALVAAGALSFADAVHTVHLRGKFMQEAVPLGKGAMAAVIGLTPDEIVKICGDVSTEDAPVQAVNFNCPGQVVIAGEAGAVEKACGALKEAGARRAVMLKVSAPFHSTLMEPAAKRLKEVLDTISIHDTLIPVFANVNAKEETKADEIRKNLVDQAAHAVHWEESVRNMIAGGVDCTVEVGPGTVLSGFMRKIDRSVTNLHAEDIDTINEVVSTLKGE